The following are encoded in a window of Methylicorpusculum oleiharenae genomic DNA:
- a CDS encoding transposase, producing the protein MEKYKNKYRVQSTRLPYWNYGWNAAYFVTICTAGRICHFGSIENQIMSLSELGRCAERCWLDIPNHFPFVVLHEFVVMPNHVHGILAIDKPVETQNLASLQERQNRFGPQSQNLASIIRGYKIGVSKCAKNQGINFAWQARFHDHVIRSEENYLKIAEYIQTNPQRWLEDTYYV; encoded by the coding sequence GTGGAAAAATATAAAAATAAATACCGTGTTCAGTCAACCCGCCTGCCATATTGGAATTACGGCTGGAATGCGGCTTATTTTGTCACTATTTGCACCGCAGGCCGAATTTGTCATTTTGGCTCGATTGAGAATCAAATAATGAGCTTATCGGAATTGGGTCGCTGTGCTGAACGTTGCTGGCTGGATATTCCAAATCATTTCCCTTTTGTTGTTTTACATGAATTTGTGGTGATGCCCAATCATGTTCATGGCATCTTGGCTATCGATAAACCTGTAGAGACGCAAAATCTTGCGTCTCTACAGGAACGGCAAAATCGCTTTGGCCCACAATCGCAGAATTTGGCTTCGATTATCAGAGGCTATAAAATCGGTGTTAGCAAATGCGCTAAAAATCAGGGAATCAATTTCGCATGGCAAGCGCGATTTCACGATCATGTTATCCGCAGTGAAGAGAATTATTTGAAAATCGCCGAATACATTCAAACCAATCCACAGCGATGGCTGGAAGATACCTATTATGTCTAA
- a CDS encoding N-6 DNA methylase, which yields MLTCKWLWNNEGSFLNDAHKDLKADFIIANPPFNISDWSGELLRTDGRWQYGTPPAGNANFAWLQHFIHHLSPTGKAGVVLAKGALTSKTSGEGVIRKNLIADGNLIDCIVNCPAKLFLNTQIPAALWFMRRDRRDAKFRGDAKFCVSTDQHPNNRQNEILFIDARNLGHLINRRTRELSHEDIQQIADSYHAWRTRETPYEDIKGFCASVPLERVVELDYVLTPGRYVGLPDEEDDFNFAERFAALKAEFEAQLQEEALLNQAIAENLARVKI from the coding sequence ATGCTTACTTGCAAATGGTTATGGAACAACGAAGGCTCGTTTTTAAACGACGCGCATAAAGACCTGAAAGCCGATTTCATCATCGCCAATCCACCGTTCAACATCAGCGATTGGAGCGGTGAACTCTTGCGTACCGATGGCCGCTGGCAATACGGCACACCGCCCGCAGGCAATGCCAACTTTGCTTGGCTGCAACATTTTATTCATCACTTATCACCGACCGGCAAAGCCGGTGTGGTTTTAGCCAAAGGCGCATTGACCAGTAAAACCAGCGGTGAAGGCGTGATTCGGAAAAATCTGATCGCTGATGGCAACTTGATTGACTGTATCGTCAATTGTCCAGCCAAGCTGTTTTTAAATACGCAAATTCCTGCTGCATTGTGGTTTATGAGGCGGGATCGTAGAGACGCAAAATTTCGTGGAGACGCAAAATTTTGCGTCTCTACAGACCAACATCCAAACAATCGGCAAAACGAAATTCTGTTTATAGATGCGCGAAATCTAGGACATTTAATCAACCGTCGTACTCGTGAACTATCACATGAGGACATTCAGCAAATTGCGGATTCTTATCATGCCTGGCGGACTCGAGAAACACCTTACGAAGATATAAAAGGTTTTTGCGCCTCAGTGCCGTTAGAACGTGTCGTTGAACTGGATTACGTTTTAACACCTGGTCGCTATGTCGGTTTACCGGATGAAGAGGACGATTTTAATTTTGCTGAACGTTTTGCGGCGTTGAAAGCGGAGTTTGAGGCGCAGTTGCAGGAAGAAGCTCTACTCAATCAGGCCATTGCTGAAAATTTGGCAAGGGTAAAAATATGA
- a CDS encoding restriction endonuclease subunit S — MSEWQECIVEEIAMPGKNSLSTGPFGSAISSKYFVDTGVPVIRGGNLSTEIGTRIIDDCFVFVTEEKASEFTRSTVREGDIVFTCRGTINQIGLIDKKSKYSEYIISNKQMKLTPDTEKTDSLFLYYLFSSPEKQQEIINNGIGAAVPGFNLGQLRKMVLSLPPLGACPRIA, encoded by the coding sequence ATGAGCGAGTGGCAAGAATGTATAGTGGAAGAAATAGCTATGCCTGGGAAGAATTCTCTTTCCACAGGGCCTTTTGGCTCAGCTATCAGTTCAAAATACTTTGTTGACACTGGTGTTCCTGTTATTCGTGGAGGGAATCTGAGTACCGAAATAGGTACCCGAATAATTGACGATTGCTTTGTCTTCGTTACAGAAGAAAAAGCTTCCGAATTTACACGATCAACTGTTCGCGAAGGTGATATTGTTTTTACTTGCCGGGGTACTATCAATCAAATTGGCTTGATTGATAAAAAGTCTAAGTATTCTGAATACATCATCTCAAACAAGCAAATGAAGCTAACTCCAGATACAGAGAAAACTGATTCTCTCTTTCTGTATTACCTATTTTCATCGCCAGAGAAACAGCAAGAAATCATAAATAATGGCATTGGTGCTGCTGTCCCAGGCTTCAATCTGGGACAACTTCGCAAAATGGTTTTGTCCTTGCCTCCACTAGGAGCCTGTCCGAGAATAGCATAG
- a CDS encoding IS1182 family transposase, with amino-acid sequence MTIPFKSRPVEFHQYQLFPGNVFDLLPEGHECFLYGELFEQLDTASVERTYSRKGQHAYHPKLMVSILIYAYSRGVFSSRQIERRCREDLSFLFIAQNHCPNFRVLSDFRKDHAAFFQTCFKQTVQLALALKLASLVHISLDGSKFKANTSKHKAMSYQHLKEQERQLTDEIEALIAQAARCDQEEDQRYHDQTGYELPADLQFKQGRLSKIKAAKQALEAREAELNPDQPIDGKKQISFADTDARIMGKKGDFHYRYNGQISVDADQQIIVAQHLSLNANDQQEVEPALTALQDSTGRLPDQLSADNGYFSGNNLEAFAQQGVDAYLAPGKGETTPLSPLVTSERKLVKADFTYHEADDTYTCPGEQTLTVVRHSAEGQKIYQGHASVCAECPYFKRCCQSQKGEARTLSSDAQEPLRQQMREKMRQPAAKAVYRQRKVIVEPVFGQIKNSGFRGFSVRGKDKVAGEFSLVCATHNLKKMVKAMGTGLVRPNFGKWALNPAT; translated from the coding sequence ATGACGATTCCCTTCAAATCCCGACCGGTTGAGTTTCATCAATACCAATTATTTCCCGGCAATGTGTTTGACCTCCTGCCGGAGGGTCATGAATGCTTTCTCTACGGCGAACTGTTCGAGCAGTTGGATACTGCTAGCGTTGAGCGGACCTATAGCCGGAAAGGCCAGCACGCCTATCACCCGAAGTTGATGGTTTCGATTCTGATCTATGCCTACAGCCGCGGCGTATTCAGTTCCCGGCAAATCGAGCGGCGCTGCCGCGAAGACTTGTCGTTCCTGTTCATCGCGCAAAATCACTGTCCGAACTTTCGAGTCTTGAGTGACTTTCGAAAAGACCATGCCGCGTTCTTTCAAACCTGCTTCAAGCAGACCGTCCAATTAGCCTTGGCGTTAAAGCTGGCCTCGTTGGTTCATATCAGTTTGGACGGCTCGAAATTCAAAGCGAATACGTCCAAGCACAAAGCGATGAGCTATCAGCACCTCAAGGAACAGGAACGCCAGTTAACCGACGAGATCGAAGCGCTGATCGCCCAAGCGGCGCGTTGCGATCAGGAAGAAGATCAGCGCTACCACGACCAAACCGGTTATGAACTACCGGCCGACTTACAGTTCAAACAAGGCCGACTGAGCAAGATCAAAGCCGCCAAACAAGCGCTCGAAGCCCGGGAAGCCGAGCTCAATCCGGACCAGCCGATCGATGGCAAAAAACAAATCAGCTTTGCCGATACCGATGCACGCATCATGGGCAAAAAGGGTGACTTTCACTACCGCTACAATGGCCAAATCAGCGTCGATGCTGACCAGCAAATCATTGTTGCCCAACACCTGAGTCTTAATGCCAACGACCAGCAAGAAGTCGAGCCGGCCTTAACCGCGCTCCAAGACAGCACGGGGCGCCTGCCCGATCAGTTGAGTGCCGATAACGGCTATTTCTCCGGCAATAATTTAGAGGCCTTCGCGCAACAGGGTGTCGATGCTTATCTGGCGCCCGGAAAAGGTGAAACCACGCCGTTAAGCCCCTTGGTCACGTCCGAGCGGAAACTGGTCAAAGCCGACTTCACCTACCACGAGGCGGACGACACCTATACCTGTCCTGGCGAACAAACCCTCACCGTGGTTCGGCACAGTGCCGAAGGGCAGAAGATCTATCAAGGCCACGCCTCGGTCTGCGCCGAATGCCCTTACTTCAAACGCTGCTGTCAGTCCCAAAAAGGCGAAGCGCGGACGCTGAGCTCCGACGCCCAAGAGCCGTTGCGGCAACAGATGCGCGAAAAAATGCGGCAACCGGCTGCGAAGGCCGTTTACCGGCAACGCAAAGTCATTGTCGAACCGGTCTTCGGGCAGATCAAGAACAGCGGTTTCCGGGGCTTCAGTGTCAGAGGCAAAGACAAAGTCGCCGGCGAATTCTCGCTGGTCTGCGCCACGCACAACCTTAAAAAAATGGTCAAAGCGATGGGTACGGGATTAGTGCGCCCAAATTTTGGGAAATGGGCATTAAATCCCGCCACATAG
- a CDS encoding virulence RhuM family protein, protein MTIENEQIAIYQSADGQIQIEVCLEQETVWLRQEQMSVLFGRERSVITKHINNVFAEGELDEKSNVQILHIAGSDKPVKVYNLDVIISVGYRVKSQRGSQFRIWASNILKRYLIQGYALNEQKLQSQGILAIQEKYSHALAVLDDYDL, encoded by the coding sequence GTGACAATCGAAAATGAACAAATTGCCATTTATCAATCCGCTGACGGCCAAATTCAGATTGAGGTTTGCTTAGAACAAGAAACTGTTTGGTTGCGCCAAGAACAAATGAGCGTGTTATTCGGACGTGAACGCTCGGTTATTACCAAACACATCAATAATGTGTTTGCCGAAGGCGAATTGGATGAAAAAAGCAATGTGCAAATTTTGCACATTGCGGGTTCGGATAAGCCGGTTAAGGTTTACAACCTGGACGTGATCATCTCGGTGGGCTATCGGGTGAAATCTCAACGAGGCAGCCAATTCCGAATCTGGGCCAGCAATATACTCAAACGATACCTGATTCAGGGCTACGCGCTAAATGAGCAAAAGCTGCAATCGCAAGGCATTTTAGCGATCCAGGAAAAATACAGCCATGCATTGGCGGTGCTGGATGATTACGACCTTTAG
- a CDS encoding restriction endonuclease subunit S, which produces MAEKLFRQWFIEEAKEGWEEMSLLDVVELIGGGTPKTSTPEYWDGEIPWLSGGDIASSHKSFVISSEKTITEDGLNNSSAKLLPKFATVISARGTVGKYALLSKPMTYSESNYGVLPKVDNCYFLHIYLLTM; this is translated from the coding sequence ATGGCGGAAAAGTTGTTTCGGCAGTGGTTTATTGAAGAAGCTAAGGAGGGTTGGGAAGAAATGAGTTTGCTTGATGTTGTTGAGTTGATAGGCGGAGGAACACCGAAAACATCAACACCAGAATATTGGGACGGAGAAATACCTTGGTTATCTGGAGGCGATATTGCCTCAAGTCACAAATCATTTGTTATTTCTTCAGAAAAAACTATAACTGAGGATGGTTTAAATAATAGTTCAGCAAAATTACTACCAAAATTTGCAACTGTCATTTCGGCAAGAGGAACAGTTGGGAAATATGCGTTGCTATCCAAACCAATGACTTATAGTGAATCAAATTATGGAGTGCTTCCAAAAGTTGATAATTGTTATTTTTTACATATTTACTTATTAACCATGTAG